The nucleotide sequence CTTCAGTAGCAATCCTCCCGTACTCATTTTCTCACCCGCCCGCGGCGGAAGGACTAATACGACCAAACACACCTATGATAACGTGAAGCAACATCCTGAGGCTGTTGTCCACATCGTAGATGAAGGACTTTTGGACCGCATGGTCATATCCAGTTTGGAATACCCCCAAGGGGTCAATGAATTCGATAAAGCCGGACTGACAATGATCGAAAGTGAGAAGGTCAAGCCACCCAGAATCAAGGAATCCCCAGTGCATCTTGAATGCAAGGTCTTGGAGGTCAAAGAACTAGGATCAGAAGGAGCAGCAGGAAATCTCATCATCTGCCAAGTGGTCCACATGCACTATGCAGAGCATTTATTTCTAGAAGACGGCCGGGTGGATCAACAAAGATTGAACTTGATCGGCAGACTGGGAGGCGCTTGGTATACTAGAGCTTTTGGAGATAGCTTGTTCGAGGTGAAGAGCCATCCGATGCAGACCGTAGTAGGCTATGACAGTATCCCCCCTTTTGTGCGTGATAGTGCCTTATTGACCGCCCAGGATCT is from Flavobacteriales bacterium and encodes:
- a CDS encoding flavin reductase family protein: FSSNPPVLIFSPARGGRTNTTKHTYDNVKQHPEAVVHIVDEGLLDRMVISSLEYPQGVNEFDKAGLTMIESEKVKPPRIKESPVHLECKVLEVKELGSEGAAGNLIICQVVHMHYAEHLFLEDGRVDQQRLNLIGRLGGAWYTRAFGDSLFEVKSHPMQTVVGYDSIPPFVRDSALLTAQDLTRLAQAHRLPDETEVNDFKLDQLDEEFLKSQDDPPELQLALIKRCVAFIREERIDEAWMTILSYNP